The following are encoded together in the Poseidonibacter lekithochrous genome:
- a CDS encoding DUF4405 domain-containing protein gives MKTHKKRELATSFTTFLFLVIAITGILMFFHILDNYTKQMHEILGLAFIAIVMLHVFFNWKSMKNYFSNRIFFSSGIIVTIIALGFILSTSNEPNPKRVVFESVFNQPIEKTSVLFSDSYVKAKETLENKGIKVENGKSIKELAILNKTSPFKIISILNEKNR, from the coding sequence ATGAAAACCCACAAAAAAAGAGAACTAGCCACATCATTTACTACATTTTTATTTTTAGTTATTGCTATAACTGGAATACTAATGTTTTTTCATATACTTGATAACTATACAAAACAGATGCATGAAATATTAGGATTAGCATTTATAGCAATAGTTATGTTACACGTATTTTTTAACTGGAAATCTATGAAAAACTACTTTTCAAATAGAATATTCTTTTCCTCAGGAATTATTGTAACAATTATAGCTTTAGGATTTATTCTATCAACTTCAAATGAACCAAATCCTAAAAGAGTAGTTTTTGAATCAGTATTTAATCAACCAATAGAAAAAACTTCTGTTTTATTTAGTGATAGTTATGTAAAAGCAAAAGAAACATTAGAAAACAAAGGAATAAAAGTTGAGAATGGTAAGTCTATAAAAGAGTTAGCAATATTAAATAAAACATCACCATTTAAAATAATATCTATTCTAAATGAAAAAAATAGATGA
- a CDS encoding NAD(P)-dependent oxidoreductase: protein MSIGFIGLGNLGKAITTRLKEMGEEIVVYNRTKSKVADLGYEIANTPKDLLSKCDVVFLCLFDSPAVENILNMENGLLCDELKGKTIIDLSTNHYEDVLKFHEAVEKIGAKYLENPVFGSVAPALIGALTLVASGKKEVFEEVKPLLEKFGKEIFFLEKQGSATKMKLINNLCLGSFMATIAECTSLAEDCSIPKEKALDILGVGGGTSLVLNAKKQKLINEDFSAHFSNDAINKDLHLLQDLAYSMNKPLYSAAMPKELFSKMKMMGNGDEDFSSIYKLFKS, encoded by the coding sequence ATGTCAATAGGATTTATAGGACTTGGAAATCTAGGAAAAGCAATAACTACTAGACTTAAAGAAATGGGTGAAGAGATAGTAGTTTATAATAGAACAAAAAGTAAAGTTGCAGATTTAGGATATGAAATTGCCAATACTCCTAAAGATTTACTTTCTAAATGTGATGTAGTTTTTTTATGTTTATTTGATTCTCCTGCTGTTGAAAATATTTTAAATATGGAAAATGGTTTATTATGTGATGAGTTAAAAGGTAAAACTATTATTGATTTATCAACAAATCATTATGAGGATGTTTTAAAATTCCATGAAGCAGTTGAAAAAATAGGAGCTAAATATTTAGAAAATCCAGTATTTGGAAGTGTTGCACCTGCATTAATAGGTGCTTTAACATTAGTAGCTTCTGGAAAAAAAGAAGTTTTTGAAGAAGTAAAACCACTTTTAGAAAAATTTGGTAAAGAGATATTCTTTTTAGAAAAGCAAGGAAGTGCAACTAAAATGAAGTTAATCAATAACTTATGTTTAGGCTCTTTTATGGCTACAATTGCAGAGTGTACTTCTCTTGCTGAAGATTGTTCAATTCCAAAAGAGAAAGCTTTAGATATTTTAGGAGTAGGTGGGGGAACATCACTAGTTTTAAATGCAAAAAAACAAAAATTAATTAATGAAGACTTCTCAGCTCATTTCTCAAATGATGCAATAAATAAAGATTTACATTTATTACAAGATTTAGCATACTCAATGAATAAACCACTTTACTCAGCGGCAATGCCAAAAGAGCTGTTTTCAAAAATGAAAATGATGGGTAATGGGGATGAAGATTTTTCTTCAATTTATAAATTATTTAAATCATAA
- a CDS encoding sensor histidine kinase encodes MMRQTQLDEFLELEEHNKELEKRFQEEVAKNRAKDRLMFQQSKLASMGEMLGNISHQWRQPLMEISSLFLPIEAKLNLDMPVDNKELIESINKLNDITKYMSNTIDDFKNFFAHDKEKIEFELLEQINSTINIISGSLKSYDIKLEIILQKNPTLLGYKNEYAQVLINIINNARDLLIQRKIENPKIKILITEKNNEVITSIEDNAGGVKIEPIEKVFDPFFTYEKLNGSGIGLFMSRLIVQNNMNGKLEVKNKNEGACFTIIIPKI; translated from the coding sequence ATGATGAGACAAACACAACTTGATGAATTCTTAGAATTAGAAGAACACAATAAAGAATTAGAAAAAAGATTTCAAGAAGAAGTAGCAAAGAATAGAGCAAAAGATAGACTTATGTTCCAGCAATCAAAGCTAGCTTCAATGGGTGAAATGTTAGGTAATATTTCACACCAATGGAGACAGCCATTAATGGAAATATCTTCTTTATTCTTACCTATTGAAGCTAAGTTAAATCTTGATATGCCTGTGGATAATAAAGAATTAATAGAATCAATTAATAAGTTAAATGATATTACAAAATATATGTCTAATACTATAGATGATTTTAAAAACTTTTTTGCACATGATAAAGAAAAAATTGAATTTGAATTATTAGAACAAATTAACTCAACTATAAATATTATCAGTGGTAGTTTAAAATCTTATGATATAAAACTAGAAATTATTTTGCAAAAAAATCCTACTTTACTTGGATATAAAAATGAATATGCTCAAGTTTTAATTAATATTATTAATAATGCAAGAGATCTATTAATTCAAAGAAAAATAGAAAACCCTAAAATAAAAATACTTATTACAGAAAAAAATAATGAGGTAATTACATCAATTGAAGATAATGCAGGTGGTGTAAAAATAGAACCAATTGAAAAAGTTTTTGATCCATTTTTTACATATGAGAAGTTAAATGGTTCAGGAATAGGGCTATTTATGTCTAGGCTTATTGTTCAAAATAATATGAATGGAAAATTAGAAGTTAAAAATAAAAATGAAGGTGCTTGTTTTACAATAATTATCCCAAAAATATAG
- a CDS encoding pyridoxamine 5'-phosphate oxidase family protein, translating into MANITDKLNQYDIDFIESQKMFFVSTAPKDGKINLSPKGLDDTFKIVDENKILWLNYFGSGNETAAHLLEDNRMTIMFCAYEGDANILRLYCTAKAIQEKDSNWDEYINQFENKKAARQVFEVTIEGVNNSCGMGVPLYDFAGQRKELTNYYANSNKEEHIKYMKKHNQKSFDGKDTKLFED; encoded by the coding sequence ATGGCAAATATTACAGATAAATTAAACCAATATGATATAGACTTTATAGAAAGTCAGAAAATGTTTTTTGTATCAACTGCACCAAAAGATGGAAAAATAAATCTATCCCCAAAAGGTTTAGATGATACATTTAAAATTGTAGATGAAAATAAGATTTTATGGTTAAACTACTTTGGTAGTGGAAATGAAACAGCAGCTCATTTATTAGAAGATAATAGAATGACTATTATGTTTTGTGCTTACGAGGGTGATGCAAATATTTTAAGACTTTATTGTACAGCAAAAGCAATTCAAGAAAAAGACTCTAATTGGGATGAGTACATAAACCAATTTGAAAATAAAAAAGCAGCAAGACAAGTTTTTGAGGTAACTATTGAAGGGGTGAATAACTCTTGTGGAATGGGTGTACCATTATATGACTTTGCAGGACAAAGAAAAGAATTAACAAACTATTATGCTAACTCAAACAAAGAAGAGCATATTAAATATATGAAAAAACACAACCAGAAAAGTTTTGATGGAAAAGATACAAAACTTTTTGAAGACTAG
- the tkt gene encoding transketolase: MSKQLLQKQADTIRFLAADMVQAANSGHPGAPMGLADIATVLSKHLNVNPANEKWLNRDRLVFSGGHATGLVYSLLHLWGFNVALNDLKNFRQTHSKTPGHPEYGHTHGIEITTGPLGQGIANAVGFASAAKYAQNTLGSDVINHKVYCLCGDGDLQEGISYEATATAGHLKLDNLVIIYDSNSITIEGDTSLAWSENVKKRFQGIDFEVIEIDGHNFDQIEKAFVQAKAATKPVMIIAKTAIGKGSVSMEGSHHAHGAPLGEDDIAASKAKAGFNPDEKFIVPADVKGAFDKLMVGSVAENEWNDSLSADTKAKIEELQNPNYDAVEYPTFEADSSVATRDSNHKILNAIAAAVPGFLGGSADLGPSNKTELKGEGDFPNGRNIHFGIKEHAMAAIANAMNLYGLYRVYSATFFVFSDYLKPSARIAALASIPQHFVWTHDSIGVGEDGPTHQPIEHLSQFRALPNFYTFRPADATENVESWKTALKMNAPTAFVCSRQGLKVLKDDRAYGEVSNGGYLVKKRDNANITIMASGSELMLALQTACTLEDEGIIANVVSVPCYDLFVEQEQSYIDQVIDKNTQVFAVEAARGLEYYRFADVVYGMDTFGASGPAGDLFDEFGFTIPKLKAKIVADFKK, translated from the coding sequence ATGTCAAAACAACTTTTACAAAAACAAGCGGATACAATCAGATTCTTAGCTGCTGATATGGTTCAAGCTGCAAACTCAGGACACCCAGGTGCACCAATGGGTCTTGCTGATATTGCTACAGTTTTAAGTAAACACTTAAACGTAAATCCAGCAAACGAAAAATGGTTAAATAGAGATAGATTAGTATTTTCTGGTGGTCATGCCACTGGTTTAGTTTACTCTTTATTACATTTATGGGGATTTAACGTTGCATTAAACGATTTAAAAAACTTCAGACAAACTCACTCAAAAACACCAGGTCACCCAGAATATGGTCATACTCATGGTATTGAAATTACAACTGGTCCATTAGGTCAAGGTATTGCAAATGCTGTAGGTTTCGCTTCTGCTGCTAAATATGCACAAAATACTTTAGGTTCTGATGTTATTAATCATAAAGTTTACTGTTTATGTGGAGATGGAGATTTACAAGAAGGTATCTCTTACGAAGCAACTGCAACTGCTGGACATTTAAAATTAGATAACTTAGTTATTATTTATGATTCAAACTCAATCACTATTGAAGGTGATACTTCATTAGCATGGTCTGAGAATGTTAAGAAAAGATTCCAAGGTATTGATTTTGAAGTAATTGAAATTGATGGACATAACTTTGATCAAATCGAAAAAGCATTTGTACAAGCAAAAGCTGCTACTAAGCCTGTAATGATTATTGCAAAAACTGCAATTGGAAAAGGTTCTGTATCTATGGAAGGTTCACACCATGCACACGGTGCTCCATTAGGTGAAGATGATATTGCAGCTTCTAAAGCAAAAGCTGGATTTAATCCAGATGAAAAATTCATTGTTCCTGCTGATGTAAAAGGTGCATTTGATAAATTAATGGTTGGTTCTGTTGCTGAAAATGAATGGAATGATTCATTATCTGCTGATACAAAAGCAAAAATTGAAGAATTACAAAACCCTAATTATGATGCAGTTGAATACCCAACTTTTGAAGCTGACTCTTCAGTTGCAACAAGAGATTCTAACCACAAAATCTTAAATGCAATTGCAGCAGCAGTTCCAGGTTTCTTAGGTGGATCAGCAGATTTAGGACCTTCTAACAAAACTGAATTAAAAGGTGAAGGTGACTTCCCTAATGGTAGAAATATTCACTTTGGTATTAAAGAACATGCAATGGCAGCAATTGCTAATGCTATGAACTTATACGGTTTATACAGAGTTTATTCTGCAACATTCTTTGTATTCTCTGATTACTTAAAACCATCTGCAAGAATTGCAGCATTAGCTTCTATTCCTCAACACTTCGTATGGACACATGATTCTATTGGTGTAGGTGAAGATGGACCAACACATCAACCAATTGAGCATTTATCTCAATTTAGAGCATTACCAAACTTCTATACATTCAGACCAGCTGATGCTACTGAAAATGTTGAGTCTTGGAAGACAGCACTTAAAATGAATGCTCCAACTGCATTTGTATGTTCTAGACAAGGTCTTAAAGTATTAAAAGACGATAGAGCATATGGTGAAGTATCAAATGGTGGATACTTAGTTAAGAAAAGAGATAATGCAAATATTACTATTATGGCTTCTGGGTCTGAGTTAATGTTAGCATTACAAACTGCTTGTACTTTAGAAGATGAAGGAATTATTGCAAACGTAGTTTCTGTTCCTTGTTATGATTTATTTGTTGAGCAAGAACAATCTTACATTGATCAAGTAATTGACAAAAATACACAAGTATTTGCAGTTGAAGCAGCTAGAGGATTAGAATACTATAGATTTGCTGACGTTGTATATGGTATGGATACATTTGGTGCATCTGGACCTGCTGGAGATTTATTTGACGAATTTGGATTTACTATTCCAAAATTAAAAGCTAAAATTGTAGCTGATTTCAAAAAATAA